A window of the Streptomyces sp. Ag109_O5-10 genome harbors these coding sequences:
- a CDS encoding 1-aminocyclopropane-1-carboxylate deaminase/D-cysteine desulfhydrase, with protein MTSADILAPRLPSPLEEVADDRFARHGVRLLLKRDDLIHPELIGNKWRKLVPNIQAAAGRPVLTFGGAYSNHLRATAAAGRLLGFPTVGVVRGEELAARPLNPSLARCRADGMRLHFVDRPTYRRKAEPEVLAGLLRAAAAENAYVVPEGGSNAAAVRGCRALGAELRGRADVVAIACGTGGTLAGLAAGLGPAQRALGVPVLRGGFLAGEIRRLQAEAFGGRRGQWSLDERFHFGGYGRTTPELDAFADDFEERHGVRVERLYVAKLLYGLVELAREGGLGRDVAVAAVLTA; from the coding sequence GTGACCAGCGCCGACATACTCGCCCCCCGGCTCCCCTCCCCGCTCGAGGAGGTGGCCGACGACCGTTTCGCCCGGCACGGCGTCCGTCTCCTCCTCAAGCGGGACGACCTGATCCACCCGGAGCTGATCGGCAACAAGTGGCGCAAACTGGTCCCGAACATCCAGGCGGCGGCCGGCCGCCCGGTCCTCACCTTCGGTGGCGCGTACTCCAACCACCTGCGCGCGACGGCCGCCGCGGGCCGCCTCCTGGGCTTTCCGACGGTGGGCGTGGTGCGGGGCGAGGAGCTGGCCGCCCGGCCGCTGAACCCGTCGCTGGCCCGGTGCAGGGCCGACGGGATGCGGCTGCACTTCGTCGACAGGCCGACGTACCGGCGCAAGGCGGAGCCGGAGGTGCTGGCCGGTCTGCTGCGGGCCGCGGCGGCCGAGAACGCCTACGTGGTGCCGGAGGGCGGCAGCAACGCGGCCGCGGTACGCGGCTGCCGGGCCCTCGGCGCGGAGCTGCGCGGGCGGGCCGACGTGGTGGCGATCGCCTGCGGCACCGGGGGCACGCTGGCCGGGCTGGCCGCCGGACTGGGCCCGGCGCAGCGGGCGTTGGGGGTACCGGTGCTGCGGGGCGGGTTCCTGGCGGGCGAGATACGGCGGCTACAGGCGGAGGCGTTCGGCGGACGGCGCGGGCAGTGGTCGCTCGACGAGCGGTTCCACTTCGGCGGGTACGGGCGTACGACGCCCGAACTCGATGCCTTCGCGGACGACTTCGAGGAGCGGCACGGGGTGCGGGTGGAGCGGCTGTATGTCGCCAAGTTGCTGTACGGACTTGTCGAGCTGGCGCGGGAGGGCGGCCTGGGGCGGGACGTGGCCGTGGCGGCGGTGCTGACGGCCTGA
- a CDS encoding N-acetylmuramoyl-L-alanine amidase: MAPPMSADAFLDALRDEGATVVEVGGWRDHNRNHKGPWGPVHGVMIHHTATRGAETTVRICRDGRPDLPGPLCHGVITKDGTVHLVGYGRANHAGPGDDDVLRAVIAEKTLPPDNEANTDGNRHFYGFECENLGDGEDPWPEAQLDAIERVAAAVCRRHGWSERSVIGHLEWQPGKVDPRGFSMAWLRDRVGERLK; encoded by the coding sequence ATGGCCCCACCCATGTCCGCGGACGCTTTCCTCGACGCGCTGCGGGACGAGGGCGCCACCGTCGTCGAGGTCGGCGGCTGGAGGGACCACAACCGGAACCACAAGGGCCCCTGGGGACCCGTCCACGGCGTGATGATCCACCACACGGCGACCCGGGGCGCCGAGACCACGGTCCGGATCTGCCGCGACGGCCGCCCCGACCTCCCCGGCCCGCTGTGCCACGGCGTCATCACCAAGGACGGCACGGTCCACCTGGTCGGCTACGGCCGCGCCAACCACGCGGGCCCGGGCGACGACGACGTGCTGCGCGCGGTGATCGCCGAGAAGACCCTGCCCCCGGACAACGAGGCGAACACCGACGGCAACCGGCACTTCTACGGCTTCGAGTGCGAGAACCTGGGCGACGGCGAGGACCCCTGGCCCGAGGCCCAGCTGGACGCGATCGAGAGGGTGGCCGCGGCGGTGTGCCGGCGGCACGGCTGGTCGGAGCGGTCGGTGATCGGGCACCTGGAGTGGCAGCCGGGCAAGGTGGACCCGCGCGGCTTCTCGATGGCCTGGCTGCGCGACCGCGTCGGGGAGCGGCTGAAGTGA